Proteins encoded within one genomic window of Jiangella mangrovi:
- a CDS encoding replication-associated recombination protein A — translation MEQEGLFGGAAPSVPAGSLSGADDDVAGKPLAVRMRPRTLDEIVGQQHLLGPGTPLRRLVEEDQPMALVLWGPPGTGKTTLAYVVSRATQRRFVELSAVTAGVKDVRAVIDTARRELVRSGAGTVLFVDEVHRFSKTQQDALLPGVENRWVSLVAATTENPYFALISPLLSRSLLLTLEPLDDDAIREVMRRALAEPRGLDGAVTIDDDAHDHLLRLAGGDARRALTYLEAAAGGAVDGVITLEVAEKAVDRAAVRYDRDGDQHYDVTSAMIKSIRGSDVDAGLHYLARMAEAGEDPKFLARRLVILASEDIGMADPTALQTAVAGAQAVQLIGWPEAQITLAQVVIALALAPKSNSVVKAIGAAVGDVRAGLAGAVPPHLRDSHYAGSKKLGHGTAYAYAHDDPRGVVEQQYAPDAVVAKQYYEPGTRGAERDYAERYARLRKIVRGD, via the coding sequence ATGGAGCAGGAAGGTCTGTTCGGCGGCGCCGCGCCGTCGGTGCCCGCGGGGTCGCTCTCCGGGGCCGACGACGACGTCGCCGGCAAGCCGCTGGCCGTCCGCATGCGCCCGCGCACGCTCGACGAGATCGTGGGCCAGCAGCACCTGCTCGGGCCGGGCACGCCGCTGCGCCGGCTGGTCGAGGAGGACCAGCCCATGGCGCTCGTGCTGTGGGGGCCGCCCGGCACCGGCAAGACGACGCTCGCCTACGTCGTCAGCCGGGCCACCCAGCGCCGCTTCGTCGAGCTGTCGGCGGTGACGGCGGGCGTCAAGGACGTGCGCGCCGTCATCGACACCGCCCGGCGCGAGCTGGTGCGATCCGGGGCGGGCACCGTCCTCTTCGTCGACGAGGTGCACCGCTTCTCCAAGACCCAGCAGGACGCGCTGCTGCCGGGCGTCGAGAACCGCTGGGTGTCGCTGGTGGCGGCCACCACCGAGAACCCGTACTTCGCGCTGATCAGCCCGCTGCTGTCGCGGTCGCTGCTGCTCACGCTCGAGCCGCTCGACGACGACGCCATCCGCGAGGTCATGCGCCGGGCGCTGGCCGAGCCGCGCGGGCTCGACGGTGCGGTGACCATCGACGACGACGCGCACGACCACCTGCTCCGGCTGGCCGGCGGCGACGCCAGGCGGGCCCTCACGTACCTCGAGGCTGCGGCCGGGGGAGCGGTCGACGGCGTCATCACGCTCGAGGTGGCCGAGAAGGCGGTCGACCGCGCCGCCGTCCGCTACGACCGCGACGGCGACCAGCACTACGACGTCACCAGCGCCATGATCAAGTCCATCCGCGGCAGCGACGTCGACGCCGGCCTGCACTACCTCGCCCGCATGGCCGAGGCCGGCGAGGACCCCAAGTTCCTGGCCCGCCGCCTGGTCATCCTGGCCAGTGAGGACATCGGCATGGCCGACCCCACCGCCCTGCAGACGGCGGTCGCCGGCGCCCAGGCGGTGCAGCTCATCGGCTGGCCGGAGGCGCAGATCACGCTGGCGCAGGTGGTCATCGCGCTGGCGCTGGCACCCAAGTCGAACAGCGTCGTCAAGGCCATCGGCGCGGCCGTCGGCGACGTGCGCGCCGGGCTGGCCGGGGCAGTGCCGCCGCACCTGCGCGACTCCCACTACGCCGGGTCGAAGAAGCTCGGCCACGGCACGGCCTACGCCTACGCCCACGACGACCCGCGCGGCGTCGTCGAGCAGCAGTACGCGCCCGACGCCGTCGTCGCCAAGCAGTACTACGAGCCCGGCACCCGCGGCGCCGAGCGCGACTACGCCGAGCGGTACGCCCGGCTGCGCAAGATCGTCCGCGGCGACTGA
- a CDS encoding NAD-dependent epimerase/dehydratase family protein, which produces MHVLVIGGAGLVGSTVVPHLAARHRVRVLDRRVADASGVESVVGDVRSADDVAAAVEGVDGVVHLAAGFPTRHDDAAGMRAAFELNVASLHLTAVTAAAAGVSALAHVSSMSVFADYAKRRVDTTAAPDAADPYGLTKRLGEQVLAALAPSLGMAVSSLRLVYPTTDEAWPEWASSQGGGRTRVMRMRGGPPIPSLAASDLAAAIERALEYRGPYRAFSVTADVTGVSVVPDDTQSVLAWSPVRVPGWVAD; this is translated from the coding sequence ATGCACGTTCTGGTCATCGGCGGCGCCGGACTGGTCGGCAGCACCGTCGTCCCGCACCTGGCGGCGCGGCACCGCGTGCGGGTCCTCGACCGGCGCGTCGCTGACGCGAGCGGTGTCGAGTCCGTGGTCGGTGACGTGCGATCCGCCGACGACGTCGCGGCGGCCGTCGAGGGGGTCGACGGCGTCGTCCACCTGGCCGCGGGCTTCCCCACCCGCCACGACGACGCCGCGGGCATGCGGGCGGCGTTCGAGCTCAACGTCGCGTCGCTGCACCTCACGGCGGTGACGGCGGCAGCTGCCGGCGTGTCGGCGCTGGCGCACGTCAGCAGCATGTCCGTCTTCGCCGACTACGCCAAGCGCCGCGTCGACACCACTGCGGCGCCCGACGCGGCCGACCCGTACGGTCTCACCAAGCGGCTGGGCGAGCAGGTGCTGGCCGCGCTGGCGCCGTCGCTCGGGATGGCGGTGTCGTCGCTGCGGCTGGTCTACCCCACGACGGACGAGGCCTGGCCCGAGTGGGCGTCCTCGCAGGGCGGCGGCAGGACCCGCGTCATGCGCATGCGCGGCGGCCCGCCGATCCCTTCGCTGGCGGCGAGCGACCTCGCGGCCGCGATCGAGCGGGCGCTGGAGTACCGCGGGCCGTACCGTGCGTTCTCCGTCACGGCGGATGTGACGGGTGTCTCCGTCGTCCCGGACGACACGCAGTCGGTGTTGGCCTGGAGCCCGGTCCGCGTACCCGGGTGGGTGGCAGACTGA
- the thyX gene encoding FAD-dependent thymidylate synthase: MRTVEPEVHLIARPDFDYDEVATYLKDVGGENWLERVDRGDLDDAQNLAEFAGRMCYRSWEPGLNPNVSRIRTDQTEYLRNILASAHGSVLEHVNFSFVLHNVSRVATHELVRHRAGVAVSQESLRFVRLDDLPFWFPDWAREDPELMERASALLTQMEEFQHWMAGHFGLDDEGVKFGEKKHKTSFMRRFAPEGVGTGMVWTANVRTLRHVIENRTAPGAEEEIRLILGKVGDLMVKEAPALFGDYTVEDGSWIPGWRKV; the protein is encoded by the coding sequence GTGCGCACCGTCGAACCCGAGGTTCACCTCATCGCCCGTCCCGACTTCGACTACGACGAGGTCGCGACCTACCTGAAGGACGTCGGCGGCGAGAACTGGCTCGAGCGGGTCGACCGCGGCGACCTCGACGACGCGCAGAACCTCGCCGAGTTCGCCGGGCGCATGTGCTACCGATCGTGGGAGCCGGGGCTGAACCCGAACGTCAGCCGCATCCGCACCGACCAGACCGAGTACCTGCGCAACATCCTGGCCAGCGCGCACGGCTCGGTGCTCGAGCACGTGAACTTCTCCTTCGTCCTGCACAACGTCAGCCGCGTCGCCACCCACGAGCTGGTCCGCCACCGCGCCGGCGTCGCCGTCTCGCAGGAGTCGCTGCGCTTCGTCCGCCTCGACGACCTCCCCTTCTGGTTCCCCGACTGGGCCCGCGAGGACCCCGAGCTCATGGAGCGGGCGAGCGCGCTGCTGACGCAGATGGAGGAGTTCCAGCACTGGATGGCCGGTCACTTCGGGCTCGACGACGAGGGCGTGAAGTTCGGCGAGAAGAAGCACAAGACCTCATTCATGCGCCGCTTCGCCCCCGAGGGCGTCGGCACCGGCATGGTGTGGACGGCGAACGTGCGCACGCTGCGCCACGTCATCGAGAACCGCACCGCGCCAGGCGCCGAAGAGGAGATCCGCCTCATCCTCGGCAAGGTCGGCGACCTCATGGTCAAGGAGGCGCCCGCGCTGTTCGGCGACTACACCGTCGAGGACGGCTCCTGGATCCCCGGCTGGCGCAAGGTCTGA
- a CDS encoding VOC family protein encodes MSIDLRGFCTLNFYADDMPAARAWYTEVLGAEPYFEATDPRSGQVGYYEWRLGDHQDEFGIINGAWRPPGDPTTSAPGGAVMNWHVDDLDGTTERLVAHGATVHQPRVDRTQGFANASVVDPFGNIIGLMYNPHWKALADGADGEATA; translated from the coding sequence ATGAGCATCGACCTGCGGGGCTTCTGCACCCTGAACTTCTACGCCGACGACATGCCCGCCGCCCGTGCCTGGTACACCGAAGTGCTCGGCGCCGAGCCGTACTTCGAGGCCACCGACCCGCGCTCCGGCCAGGTCGGCTACTACGAGTGGCGCCTCGGCGATCACCAGGACGAGTTCGGCATCATCAACGGCGCCTGGCGCCCGCCGGGCGACCCGACCACCAGCGCGCCCGGCGGCGCCGTCATGAACTGGCACGTCGACGACCTCGACGGCACCACCGAGCGCCTGGTCGCGCACGGCGCCACCGTCCACCAGCCGCGCGTCGACCGCACCCAGGGGTTCGCGAACGCCTCCGTCGTCGACCCGTTCGGCAACATCATCGGGCTCATGTACAACCCGCACTGGAAGGCGCTGGCCGACGGCGCCGACGGGGAGGCGACGGCATGA
- a CDS encoding YdeI/OmpD-associated family protein, which produces MSDVLVFDDAAGWDAWLAEHHDSADGVVLRIARKGAPGLHIEEALEVALCHGWIDSVRRSGDEHHFQQRYSRRRQKSPWSARNAAIVEALTAAGRMRSGGLAQVAAAKADGRWDNALAATTAGRLP; this is translated from the coding sequence ATGAGCGACGTCCTGGTCTTCGACGACGCCGCCGGCTGGGACGCCTGGCTGGCCGAGCACCACGACAGCGCCGACGGCGTCGTCCTGCGCATCGCGCGCAAGGGCGCGCCGGGCCTGCACATCGAGGAGGCGCTCGAGGTGGCGCTCTGCCACGGCTGGATCGACAGCGTCCGCCGCTCCGGCGACGAGCACCACTTCCAGCAGCGCTACTCGCGCCGACGACAGAAGAGCCCGTGGTCGGCCCGCAACGCCGCCATCGTCGAGGCGCTGACGGCGGCCGGCCGCATGCGCTCCGGCGGGCTCGCCCAGGTTGCGGCGGCGAAGGCGGACGGGCGGTGGGACAACGCATTGGCCGCGACCACGGCGGGTCGCCTACCCTGA
- a CDS encoding amidohydrolase family protein: MIVDVHGHWGPWFFSTDVADAAANLRVMDRCGIDVQLVSAVEAVVYDPLTGNPALVPVLEATGPRLRGLLVVDPRDLSLAAAQLDELLPTGLFVGAKIHTHYAGSPGGSDAMAAALTLLAAHDLPVLVHTWGEEILGLADVVARVDGVRVVAAHLGGPAWQLTPSAASRTGRLWFEPCWSTPAPGRIRWVLDRIGPERLMFGSDSTLIHPAVTLGAVRASGLSAAEEELVMWRNATEVFRL, from the coding sequence GTGATCGTCGACGTGCACGGCCACTGGGGCCCCTGGTTCTTCAGCACCGATGTCGCCGACGCGGCGGCGAACCTGCGGGTCATGGACCGGTGCGGCATCGACGTCCAGCTGGTGTCGGCGGTCGAGGCGGTGGTCTACGACCCGCTGACCGGCAACCCGGCGCTCGTCCCGGTGCTGGAGGCGACCGGGCCGCGGCTGCGCGGACTGCTGGTCGTCGACCCGCGCGACCTGTCACTGGCCGCCGCCCAGCTCGACGAGCTGCTGCCTACGGGGCTGTTCGTGGGCGCGAAGATCCACACCCACTACGCCGGCTCTCCCGGCGGGTCCGACGCCATGGCCGCCGCGCTGACGCTGCTGGCCGCGCACGACCTGCCCGTGCTGGTGCACACCTGGGGCGAGGAGATCCTCGGCCTCGCCGACGTCGTCGCCCGGGTCGACGGCGTCCGCGTGGTCGCCGCCCACCTCGGCGGGCCGGCCTGGCAGCTGACGCCGTCGGCCGCCTCGCGGACGGGCCGGTTGTGGTTCGAGCCGTGCTGGTCGACCCCTGCGCCCGGCCGGATCCGCTGGGTGCTCGACCGCATCGGCCCGGAGCGGCTGATGTTCGGCAGCGACTCGACCCTCATCCACCCCGCAGTGACGCTGGGCGCGGTTCGCGCGTCCGGGCTGAGCGCCGCGGAGGAGGAGCTGGTCATGTGGCGCAACGCCACCGAGGTGTTCCGCCTCTGA
- a CDS encoding helix-turn-helix transcriptional regulator, protein MLETSVRLLRLLSLLQVRREWSGAELASRLEVTTRTVRNDIERLRIMGYEVESTTGPAGGYRLGAGSALPPLVLDDDEAVAVALGLRAAAAGSVTGIEETSLRALAKLERTLPSRLRHRIDALRSATASAAGVGTRVDAEVLTAVAAAVHAREQLRFDYEGHDGETSVRRTEPHQLVYTGRRWYLLAWDLDRDDWRTFRADRILPRVPTGPRFAPREPPGGDAVAHVLRGVGSQAYREQARVRLDAPIDVVTDKITAMGGLVTELPDGSCLLQTGGDSWHDLAGYLGSLGVAFEVLDPPELRDHLRSLAERYLAASAAGNDQMTY, encoded by the coding sequence ATGTTGGAGACGTCGGTGCGGCTGCTGCGGCTGCTGTCGTTGCTGCAGGTCAGGCGCGAGTGGTCGGGCGCTGAGCTCGCGTCGCGGCTCGAGGTGACCACGCGGACGGTCCGCAACGACATCGAGCGGCTGCGGATCATGGGCTACGAGGTCGAGTCGACGACGGGTCCGGCCGGCGGCTACCGCCTGGGCGCGGGGTCGGCGCTGCCACCGCTGGTCCTCGACGACGACGAGGCGGTCGCCGTCGCGCTGGGGCTGCGGGCGGCCGCCGCCGGCTCCGTCACCGGCATCGAGGAGACGTCGCTGCGGGCGCTGGCCAAGCTCGAGCGGACGCTGCCGTCGCGGCTGCGGCACCGCATCGACGCCCTTCGATCGGCGACGGCGTCGGCCGCCGGTGTGGGGACGCGGGTCGACGCCGAGGTCCTGACGGCGGTCGCGGCGGCCGTGCACGCGCGCGAGCAGCTGCGCTTCGACTACGAGGGGCACGACGGCGAGACCTCCGTGCGCCGGACCGAGCCGCACCAGCTCGTCTACACCGGGCGGCGCTGGTACCTGCTGGCCTGGGACCTCGACCGCGACGACTGGCGCACCTTCCGGGCCGACCGGATACTCCCCCGGGTGCCGACGGGTCCCCGGTTCGCCCCGCGCGAGCCGCCCGGCGGCGACGCCGTCGCCCACGTCCTGCGCGGCGTCGGGTCGCAGGCCTACCGCGAGCAGGCCCGGGTCCGGCTGGACGCGCCGATCGACGTCGTGACGGACAAGATCACCGCCATGGGCGGACTGGTCACCGAACTGCCCGACGGCAGCTGCCTGCTGCAGACCGGCGGCGACTCGTGGCACGACCTCGCCGGCTACCTGGGCAGCCTCGGGGTAGCGTTCGAGGTGCTCGACCCGCCGGAGCTGCGCGATCACCTCCGCTCTCTCGCCGAGCGCTACCTCGCGGCCTCCGCCGCGGGAAACGATCAGATGACGTACTGA
- a CDS encoding Gfo/Idh/MocA family oxidoreductase: protein MTRIGVVGTDSSHVDQFVRLLDAEQRHGDARIVALAGGDTERNRELAAAAPGSAIDLVDDAAALLGRVDAVLVCTRDGRGHLAEATPFIEAGLPVFVDKPLAGSAADATAIVAAAQQHGVPLYSGSALRFVPAMDELTAGHRQPPRLITVTGPANARGQHGGLYFYGVHIVEAARRLAGDPVGHGEVAVSVTERPNGVTARTTLGGTEVILGFVADAYPFHAAVVRDGGPAEQRELELPPGYTAPVLERFLAAVAAGAPPTEAEAAALVAPIELLDAIAAQLP from the coding sequence GTGACGCGCATCGGGGTCGTCGGGACGGACAGCAGCCACGTCGACCAGTTCGTTCGCCTGCTCGATGCCGAGCAGCGGCACGGCGACGCCCGCATCGTTGCGCTGGCCGGCGGCGACACCGAGCGCAACCGCGAGCTCGCGGCCGCCGCCCCCGGAAGCGCGATCGACCTGGTCGACGACGCCGCGGCGCTGCTGGGCCGGGTCGACGCCGTCCTCGTCTGCACGCGGGACGGGCGCGGGCACCTGGCCGAGGCGACGCCGTTCATCGAGGCCGGGCTGCCGGTGTTCGTCGACAAGCCGCTGGCCGGATCGGCGGCCGATGCCACCGCGATCGTCGCGGCCGCGCAACAGCACGGCGTACCCCTCTACTCCGGGTCGGCGCTGCGGTTCGTCCCCGCGATGGACGAGCTGACGGCGGGCCACCGGCAACCGCCGCGGCTCATCACCGTCACCGGACCTGCCAACGCCCGCGGGCAGCACGGCGGCCTCTACTTCTACGGCGTGCACATCGTCGAGGCGGCGCGGCGGCTGGCCGGTGACCCCGTCGGGCACGGCGAGGTCGCCGTCAGCGTCACCGAGCGGCCGAACGGGGTGACGGCGCGGACCACCCTCGGCGGCACCGAGGTGATCCTCGGGTTCGTCGCCGACGCGTACCCGTTCCACGCCGCCGTCGTCCGGGACGGCGGGCCGGCCGAGCAGCGGGAGCTGGAGCTGCCGCCGGGCTACACCGCGCCGGTGCTGGAGCGCTTCCTCGCCGCCGTGGCCGCCGGCGCGCCGCCCACCGAGGCCGAGGCGGCGGCACTGGTGGCGCCGATCGAGCTGCTCGACGCGATCGCCGCCCAGCTCCCCTGA
- a CDS encoding dihydrodipicolinate synthase family protein, whose protein sequence is MGISRETTELNGRLRWSLVAAAATPMRADGSTDPGVCSAYFGHLVRAGAGGLAIAAHTGRGDRLPITTKADLVRRAAALDVPVVAGVGGHADGPGHDLEWAATAAAAGAQALLVFPPADTDPDAVVAHHEAIAGASGLPLIAFDLYTRPYAPSTLARLLDLPSVGAFKPARLHDAIACQEGIAAARARGKLVLTGEDRMLGASLMWGAEGALIGLAAAAAQISVAAVATFAAAVLTSARDAATRFIEVSAVVDELSRVTFRPPFDGYVQRMLWIAADEGTIPEEFAVDPYRPADLDDAERDEVVRVVRQCRDQVRR, encoded by the coding sequence GTGGGGATCTCTCGAGAGACGACGGAGCTGAACGGCCGCCTGCGCTGGTCGCTGGTGGCCGCCGCGGCCACGCCCATGCGCGCCGACGGCAGCACCGATCCGGGCGTCTGCTCGGCCTACTTCGGCCACCTGGTGCGGGCCGGCGCCGGCGGGCTGGCCATCGCGGCGCACACCGGCCGCGGCGACCGCCTGCCCATCACCACGAAGGCCGACCTCGTGCGCCGCGCCGCCGCACTCGACGTCCCCGTCGTCGCCGGTGTCGGGGGTCATGCCGACGGTCCCGGCCACGACCTCGAGTGGGCGGCCACGGCCGCCGCGGCCGGCGCTCAGGCCCTGCTGGTCTTCCCGCCCGCCGACACCGACCCGGACGCCGTCGTCGCCCATCATGAGGCCATCGCCGGCGCCTCCGGCCTGCCGCTCATCGCGTTCGACCTCTACACCCGGCCGTACGCGCCGTCGACCCTCGCGCGGCTGCTCGACCTGCCGTCGGTCGGGGCGTTCAAGCCGGCCCGGCTGCACGACGCCATCGCCTGCCAGGAGGGCATCGCGGCGGCCCGGGCACGCGGGAAGCTGGTGCTCACCGGCGAGGACCGCATGCTGGGCGCGTCGCTCATGTGGGGCGCCGAAGGCGCGCTCATCGGGCTGGCGGCCGCGGCCGCGCAGATCTCCGTCGCGGCGGTCGCCACCTTCGCGGCGGCCGTGCTCACGTCCGCGCGCGACGCCGCCACCCGGTTCATCGAGGTGTCCGCCGTCGTCGACGAGCTGTCGCGGGTGACGTTCCGGCCGCCCTTCGACGGCTACGTGCAGCGCATGCTCTGGATCGCCGCCGACGAGGGCACCATTCCCGAGGAGTTCGCCGTCGACCCCTATCGCCCCGCCGACCTCGACGACGCCGAGCGCGACGAGGTCGTCCGGGTGGTGCGGCAGTGCCGCGACCAGGTGCGCCGGTGA
- a CDS encoding NAD-dependent epimerase/dehydratase family protein, with protein sequence MRTVEELDERLSRPRPGLVEDLRRLDGDIVILGASGKLGVSLARLAVRGVEAAGTGAKVIAVSRYSAPGAVEAMEATGAEVVAADVGDDDALAALPDARNVVYLVGAKFGTEGNQSGTWETNVYLPGRVARRYAGSRISALSTGNVYPMVGVGSGGATEDTLPGPIGEYAMSCLGRERVLEAASRRDGTPMAIIRLNYAVEMRYGVLVDIAQTIEAGEPVDVTMGSFNLVWQGYANEVTLRALLHVSAPPLLLNVTGPETLSVRRLATDVSAVLEKPVTFTGAEEPTALLGNAQRCHALFGYPDVTVPELVAATAHWVRAGLPTLGKPTKFNRRDGKF encoded by the coding sequence GTGCGGACCGTTGAGGAGCTGGACGAGCGGCTGTCGAGGCCGCGGCCGGGGCTGGTCGAGGACCTGCGCCGGCTCGACGGCGACATCGTCATCCTGGGTGCCAGCGGCAAGCTGGGCGTGAGCCTGGCCCGCCTGGCCGTGCGGGGCGTCGAGGCCGCGGGAACGGGCGCGAAGGTCATCGCCGTCTCGCGGTACAGCGCTCCCGGCGCCGTCGAGGCCATGGAGGCGACCGGCGCCGAGGTGGTCGCGGCCGACGTCGGCGACGACGACGCCCTGGCCGCACTGCCCGACGCCCGCAACGTCGTCTACCTGGTCGGCGCGAAGTTCGGCACCGAGGGCAACCAGTCCGGCACCTGGGAGACCAACGTCTACCTGCCCGGCCGGGTCGCCCGCCGCTACGCGGGCAGCCGCATCAGCGCGCTCTCGACCGGCAACGTGTACCCGATGGTCGGCGTCGGCAGCGGCGGCGCCACCGAGGACACCCTGCCCGGGCCCATCGGCGAGTACGCCATGTCCTGCCTCGGCCGCGAGCGGGTCCTCGAGGCCGCCTCCCGCCGCGACGGCACCCCCATGGCGATCATCCGGCTCAACTACGCGGTCGAGATGCGTTACGGCGTGCTCGTCGACATCGCGCAGACCATCGAGGCGGGCGAGCCGGTCGACGTGACGATGGGCAGCTTCAACCTGGTCTGGCAGGGCTACGCCAACGAGGTGACGCTGCGGGCACTGCTGCACGTGTCGGCCCCGCCGCTGCTGCTCAACGTCACCGGCCCCGAGACGCTCAGCGTCCGCCGTCTGGCCACCGACGTGTCGGCGGTGCTGGAGAAGCCGGTGACGTTCACCGGCGCCGAGGAGCCGACGGCCCTGCTCGGCAACGCGCAGCGCTGCCACGCGCTCTTCGGCTACCCGGACGTGACGGTGCCGGAGCTGGTCGCGGCGACGGCGCACTGGGTCCGCGCCGGCCTGCCCACGCTGGGCAAGCCGACCAAGTTCAACCGCCGCGACGGGAAGTTCTGA
- a CDS encoding dihydrodipicolinate synthase family protein, protein MTAALDRFRAGGVIPAHPLALDQDRKLDERRQRALSRYYVEAGATGLAVAVHTTQFAVHEPARGLLAPVLELAAETAAEYDGDRGDGVTRPVLVAGIVGPAEQAVAEAELARGLGYDLALLTPYGTGDATEDDLLDRAHAVGEVLPVIGFYLQPKVGGRVLGRDFWRRLAEQPAVAGFKIAPFDRYATLEVLHGVAASGRAGDVALYTGNDDHIVMDLVTTYETGGEQLEIVGGLLGQWSVWVRGAVETVELARKAKAGDDGALRRLLALNPVLTDANAVLFDAANGFHGCIPGLHEVLRRQGLLAGLWCLDEHETLSPGQEAEIDRIWAAYPELRDDDFIAARADGWLR, encoded by the coding sequence ATGACGGCCGCACTCGACCGGTTCCGCGCCGGCGGCGTGATCCCGGCCCATCCGCTCGCCCTCGACCAGGACCGCAAGCTCGACGAACGGCGGCAGCGGGCGCTCTCGCGCTACTACGTCGAGGCCGGCGCGACGGGGCTCGCCGTCGCCGTCCACACCACCCAGTTCGCCGTGCACGAGCCGGCCCGCGGCCTGCTCGCCCCGGTGCTCGAGCTGGCCGCCGAGACCGCCGCCGAGTACGACGGCGACAGGGGCGACGGCGTTACCCGGCCGGTCCTCGTCGCCGGCATCGTCGGCCCGGCGGAACAGGCGGTCGCCGAGGCGGAGCTGGCCCGCGGACTCGGCTACGACCTCGCGCTGCTGACGCCGTACGGCACCGGCGACGCCACTGAGGACGACCTGCTCGACCGCGCCCACGCCGTCGGCGAGGTCCTCCCCGTCATCGGCTTCTACCTGCAGCCGAAGGTCGGCGGCCGCGTGCTCGGCCGCGACTTCTGGCGCCGGCTGGCCGAGCAGCCCGCCGTCGCCGGCTTCAAGATCGCCCCGTTCGACCGCTACGCCACGCTCGAGGTGCTGCACGGCGTCGCGGCGTCCGGCCGGGCCGGTGACGTCGCGCTCTACACCGGCAACGACGACCACATCGTCATGGATCTCGTGACGACTTACGAGACGGGCGGCGAGCAGCTCGAGATCGTCGGCGGGCTGCTCGGGCAGTGGTCGGTGTGGGTGCGCGGCGCCGTCGAGACCGTCGAGCTGGCGCGTAAGGCCAAGGCCGGCGACGACGGCGCGCTGCGGCGGCTGCTGGCGCTGAACCCCGTGCTCACCGACGCCAACGCCGTCCTGTTCGACGCCGCCAACGGCTTCCACGGCTGCATCCCCGGCCTGCACGAGGTGCTGCGCCGGCAGGGTCTGCTGGCCGGCCTGTGGTGCCTGGACGAGCACGAGACGCTGTCGCCGGGCCAGGAGGCCGAGATCGACCGCATCTGGGCCGCGTACCCGGAGCTGCGCGACGACGACTTCATCGCCGCCCGGGCCGACGGCTGGCTGCGCTGA
- a CDS encoding DegT/DnrJ/EryC1/StrS family aminotransferase, with translation MDAAGRTFGPEEEQAVLRVLRSGMLSGVWGSEVPALTSEFAALTGAAHAVACSSGTAAVHLAVAAADPDPGDEIIVPPISDMGSVTPVLAQNAVPVFADVDPRTGNLDPSAVAALIGPRTRAVVAVHLFGKPAPVDELRALADRVGIMLIEDCAQAYLAPVRPGDPGGPQVGTVGHVGAFSLQQHKHITAGDGGLVTTGDADLATRMRRFADKGWPRETGERAYLHYALNYRMTELVAAVAREQLRKLPGVIERRRQAAAALAGALGRVDGLRLPADDGDHVYWYLPLLVDGLDHAGLRRYAAALTAEGVPAVAGYLARPLYAEPVLREARTYGRSGYPLRGRTAYPDGLCPVAEELIDRRLVVLGWNENYSTDDVADIAAAVAKVHAAVVRP, from the coding sequence ATGGACGCCGCCGGCCGCACGTTCGGCCCCGAGGAGGAGCAGGCGGTCCTGCGCGTCCTGCGCAGCGGCATGCTCTCGGGCGTCTGGGGGAGCGAGGTCCCGGCGCTGACCTCGGAGTTCGCCGCTCTGACCGGCGCCGCACACGCTGTAGCCTGCAGCAGCGGCACCGCCGCGGTCCACCTGGCCGTCGCCGCCGCCGACCCCGACCCGGGCGACGAGATCATCGTCCCGCCGATCTCCGACATGGGCTCGGTCACGCCGGTGCTCGCGCAGAACGCCGTCCCGGTCTTCGCCGACGTCGACCCGCGCACCGGCAACCTCGACCCGTCCGCCGTCGCCGCCCTGATCGGTCCGCGCACGCGCGCCGTCGTCGCCGTCCACCTGTTCGGCAAGCCGGCCCCGGTCGACGAGCTGCGCGCCCTGGCCGACCGCGTCGGCATCATGCTGATCGAGGACTGCGCCCAGGCGTACCTGGCGCCGGTGCGGCCGGGCGACCCGGGCGGGCCGCAGGTGGGCACCGTCGGGCACGTCGGCGCGTTCAGCCTGCAGCAGCACAAGCACATCACCGCCGGCGACGGCGGCCTGGTCACCACCGGTGACGCCGACCTCGCGACCCGGATGCGCCGGTTCGCCGACAAGGGCTGGCCGCGCGAGACGGGGGAGCGGGCCTACCTGCACTACGCGCTGAACTACCGGATGACCGAGCTGGTCGCGGCGGTGGCGCGCGAGCAGCTGCGCAAGCTGCCGGGTGTGATCGAACGACGGCGTCAGGCCGCGGCCGCGCTGGCCGGAGCGCTGGGCCGTGTGGACGGACTGCGCCTGCCCGCCGACGACGGCGACCACGTCTACTGGTACCTCCCGCTGCTGGTCGACGGCCTGGACCACGCGGGCCTGCGGCGGTACGCGGCGGCGCTGACGGCCGAGGGCGTCCCGGCGGTCGCCGGCTACCTGGCGCGGCCGCTGTACGCGGAACCGGTGCTGCGCGAGGCGCGGACATACGGGCGATCGGGCTATCCGCTGCGCGGCCGGACGGCGTATCCCGACGGCCTGTGCCCGGTGGCGGAGGAGCTGATCGACCGGCGGCTCGTGGTGCTCGGCTGGAACGAGAACTACTCCACGGACGACGTCGCGGACATCGCCGCGGCGGTCGCCAAGGTACACGCGGCGGTGGTGCGGCCGTGA